The Ornithodoros turicata isolate Travis chromosome 9, ASM3712646v1, whole genome shotgun sequence genome includes a region encoding these proteins:
- the LOC135369161 gene encoding uncharacterized protein LOC135369161 has translation MSTPGNWTIFRYVRDTYGDAALAAARRYLNLATKVIRFQCHLRFNQVCLNQHVVPPALRCKPLVDTAYGRRLAKSYERNCLRARTQENKEIIFKTRKQLHAAERNIQRFLDINDFSRIIIARKEAELLEHKRRSAAHQHKLSVLCPKYSGLDDSTTVINLSSKRLDYDHTSVLTKGMNYAIIPRSIPVSEIVSEVEDRLRQVKDKTAAIAARNKVIGILQNANLPPKNITKAEQNALKDLRNDDTIVILPADKGKATVVLNRDDYDSKMESILQDRSHFSELSGDPTAASERKIVAALRKLRTKKLITDSLYWKLFTSDGATPKIHGLPKVHKNNCPLRPIVSFIGSPSYNVSKFLAELLAPLVYKNDRSVKNSAEFCELIRDIRIDDGDVMMSFDVISLFTNVPIDVALSVVRTKLRADVDLEDRTDLSVEDILELLKLCLGQTFFQFKNRFFKQTDGCPMGSPISTTIANLVMEFVEDKALEDAGQFITFYRRYVDDTFVIIKKNFTNIFFDKLNSIHPNIQFTCEEEKEKKIAFLDVLVQRYPCGNLKTSVYRKPCDTGQVLHYGSGHSLQHKRSVVRSLLSRAMKIPSDHQTRHEEITKAKADLRRRAYHEQFISDTYHRMMNTRPEQAESGQERPMYVTIPYLKGVSEPIRRVLSQVVKRLGVEELAWKAKGGPIDEVRWCTFQIFFPSTANAQQYQGKIFAPFWAVVVGHYGGFEVTMKTFNNAVSARVIGCGATSGGTKKPSEGRKES, from the exons atgtctactcccggcaattggactatattcagaTACGTTCGAGATACGTACGGAGACGCTGCCCTGGCCGCTGCTCGTCGATACCTTAACCTAGCGACCAAAGTGATCAGATTCCAGTGCCATCTTCgcttcaatcaagtgtgtctgAACCAGCATGTGGTCCCTCCTGCTCTCCGTTGCAAACCTCTGGTGGACACAGCATACGGACGACGCCTGGCCAAATCTTACGAAAGGAATTGCCTGAGGGCCCGCActcaagaaaacaaagaaatcaTCTTCAAGACGAGGAAACAACTTCACGCCGCTGAAAGGAACATTCAACGGTTTTTGGATATAAACGACTTCAGCAGGATCATCATCGCACGTAAGGAAGCGGAGCTACTTGAACACAAACGGCGATCAGCAGCACACCAGCACAAGCTTAGTGTGCTTTGCCCGAAATATTCCGGGCTGGACGACAGTACAACTGTGATCAACCTCTCTTCCAAACGACTGGACTACGACCACACCTCCGTGCTAACTAAAGGTATGAACTACGCCATCATTCCCCGAAGCATACCTGTTAGCGAGATTGTGTCGGAAGTAGAAGACAGACTGCGGCAAGTCAAAGATAAAACAGCAGCCATAGCGGCGAGGAACAAAGTAATCGGAATACTACAGAACGCAAACCTTCCGCCTAAAAACATCACAAAAGCTGAACAGAATGCTCTAAAAGACCTTCGCAACGACGATACAATTGTTATTTTGCCCGCCGATAAAGGCAAAGCGACTGTGGTACTTAATCGTGACGATTACGACAGCAAGATGGAGTCCATCCTTCAAGACCGCTCCCATTTCAGCGAACTATCGGGTGACCCAACAGCTGCATCTGAGAGAAAGATTGTCGCCGCGCTCAGGAAACTCAGAACTAAGAAACTAATTACGGACAGTCTGTACTGGAAACTTTTCACCTCCGACGGAGCGACACCGAAGATACATGGCCTACCGAAAGTTCACAAGAACAATTGTCCTCTGCGCCCCATTGTGTCCTTCATAGGTTCACCGTCCTATAACGTGTCTAAATTCCTGGCTGAACTGTTGGCACCGTTAGTGTACAAGAACGACCGGTCGGTGAAGAACTCTGCAGAGTTTTGTGAGCTCATCCGTGACATCCGCATAGACGATGGCGACGTCATGATGTCTTTTGACGTcatctccctgtttacaaacgtgCCCATTGACGTAGCTCTGTCCGTAGTTCGAACGAAGCTGAGAGCTGATGTTGACTTAGAAGACCGCACTGATCTTTCAGTTGAAGACATTTTAGAACTTTTAAAGTTATGCCTCGGACAAACCTTCTTCCAATTCAAGAACAGGTTCTTTAAACAAACTGACGGATGCCCCATGGGCAGCCCAATTTCAACGACCATTGCCAACTTAGTCATGGAGTTTGTTGAAGACAAGGCCTTAGAGGACGCAGGACAATTCATCACCTTTTACAGACGTTATGTTGACgacacatttgtgattattaaGAAGAATTTCACCAACATATTCTTTGACAAGCTGAACAGCATTCATCCTAACATCCAGTTCACgtgcgaggaggagaaagagaaaaagatcgCCTTTTTGGATGTCCTCGTGCAAAGATACCCGTGCGGAAACTTGAAGACCTCGGTTTACAGAAAACCGTGCGACACAGGTCAGGTCCTGCATTATGGTTCGGGGCACTCTCTTCAACACAAGCGATCGGTTGTTCGTTCCCTGCTTTCACGTGCCATGAAGATCCCTTCAGATCATCAGAcaagacatgaagaaataacaaaggccaaagcggaTCTACGAAGAAGGGCATACCACGAACAATTTATCAGCGATACATACCACCGAATGATGAATACACGCCCGGAACAGGCGGAAAGTGGTCAAGAAAGACCCATGTACGTTACCATCCCCTACCTGAAGGGTGTGTCAGAACCAATTAGACGGGTGCTCTCCCAG GTTGTCAAGCGGCTGGGGGTCGAAGAACTGGCCTGGAAGGCGAAGGGAGGCCCCATAGACGAGGTCCGCTGGTGTACATTTCAGATCTTCTTTCCAAGCACTGCGAATGCCCAGCAGTATCAGGGGAAGATATTCGCTCCATTTTGGGCTGTCGTCGTAGGACATTATGGCGGCTTTGAGGTGACGATGAAAACGTTCAACAATGCCGTTAGCGCACGGGTGATAGGCTGTGGTGCGACATCGGGTGGTACCAAGAAGCCGAGTGAGGGCAGAAAAGAGTCGTGA